A part of Pseudomonas sp. HR96 genomic DNA contains:
- a CDS encoding bile acid:sodium symporter family protein yields the protein MRALAALSRFVGNTFAYWVLLFAVLAFMQPQWFIGLKTWIVPLLGLVMFGMGLTLRLDDFAELSRHPWRVLLGVVAHFVIMPAVAWGLCQLFHLPAEIAVGVILVGCCPSGTSSNVMTWLARGDLALSVAVAAVTTLLAPLLTPALIWLLASAWLPVSFMDMFWSILQFVMLPIILGVVAQRVLGARVGLALEVLPLVSVVSIVMIVCAVVAASQAKIAESGLLIMAVVILHNSFGFVLGYFTGKLFKLPLAQRKALSLEVGMQNSGLGAALASAHFSPLAAVPSALFSVWHNISGALLATWFRKLNDGPEAITPTVTPRQDG from the coding sequence ATGCGCGCCCTCGCCGCACTCAGCCGTTTTGTCGGCAACACCTTTGCCTACTGGGTCCTGCTGTTCGCCGTGCTGGCATTCATGCAGCCGCAATGGTTCATCGGCTTGAAGACCTGGATCGTGCCGTTGCTGGGGCTGGTCATGTTCGGCATGGGGCTGACCCTGCGCCTGGACGACTTCGCCGAACTCAGCCGGCATCCGTGGCGGGTGCTGCTGGGCGTGGTGGCGCATTTCGTGATCATGCCGGCGGTGGCCTGGGGTCTTTGCCAGCTGTTTCACCTGCCAGCGGAAATCGCCGTCGGGGTGATTCTGGTAGGTTGCTGCCCCAGTGGTACCTCGTCCAACGTCATGACCTGGCTGGCCAGGGGCGATCTGGCCCTGTCGGTGGCCGTGGCAGCGGTCACCACCCTGCTCGCGCCACTGCTGACCCCGGCCTTGATCTGGCTGCTGGCCTCGGCCTGGCTGCCGGTGTCCTTCATGGACATGTTCTGGTCGATCCTGCAGTTCGTCATGCTGCCGATCATACTGGGCGTGGTTGCCCAGCGCGTGCTCGGTGCCAGGGTCGGCCTGGCCCTCGAGGTGCTGCCACTGGTCTCGGTGGTCAGCATCGTGATGATTGTCTGCGCGGTGGTTGCGGCCAGCCAGGCGAAGATCGCCGAATCAGGCCTGTTGATCATGGCGGTGGTGATCCTGCACAACAGCTTCGGCTTTGTGCTGGGCTATTTCACCGGCAAGCTGTTCAAGCTGCCGTTGGCGCAACGCAAGGCGCTTTCGCTGGAGGTCGGTATGCAGAATTCCGGCCTCGGCGCAGCGCTGGCCAGTGCGCACTTCTCACCCCTGGCGGCGGTGCCCAGCGCGCTGTTCAGCGTCTGGCACAACATTTCGGGGGCGCTGCTGGCGACATGGTTTCGCAAGCTGAACGACGGGCCCGAGGCGATCACGCCCACCGTCACGCCACGGCAAGACGGCTGA
- a CDS encoding HigA family addiction module antitoxin translates to MAMFNPPHPGEALREDVLPALGLTVTSLARHIGYSRGQLSTVLNGRAALSADLALRLELAGLGTASVWIAQQGAYDLWQARHREMPPISRLAVA, encoded by the coding sequence ATGGCCATGTTCAATCCCCCCCACCCTGGCGAAGCCCTGCGTGAAGACGTACTGCCCGCACTGGGGCTGACCGTAACGTCCCTTGCGCGCCATATAGGCTATTCCCGTGGCCAGCTGTCCACCGTGCTCAATGGCCGCGCCGCACTGTCCGCCGACCTGGCGCTACGCCTGGAACTGGCCGGCCTGGGCACTGCCTCGGTGTGGATCGCCCAGCAAGGGGCGTACGACCTGTGGCAGGCCCGGCACCGGGAAATGCCGCCGATCAGCCGTCTTGCCGTGGCGTGA
- a CDS encoding type II toxin-antitoxin system RelE/ParE family toxin — MIVSFRHKGLKCLYATGSARGVRAEHVPRLRRLLAALDVATRPRDLDCAGNRLHLLKGDLAGYWSISVSGNWRIIYRFTGEDVELLDYLDYH; from the coding sequence ATGATCGTCAGCTTCAGGCACAAGGGCCTGAAATGCCTTTACGCAACAGGTAGCGCGAGAGGCGTTCGAGCTGAGCATGTGCCCCGCCTGCGGCGGTTGCTGGCGGCACTTGATGTGGCAACTCGGCCACGGGATCTGGACTGCGCCGGGAATCGTCTGCACCTTCTCAAAGGTGATCTCGCGGGCTATTGGTCCATAAGTGTTTCTGGCAATTGGCGCATCATCTACCGGTTTACCGGAGAAGATGTCGAGTTGCTTGATTACCTCGACTACCACTGA
- a CDS encoding MFS transporter has product MSQSQFSLLGKRRFLPFFVTQALGAFNDNVFKQSLILAILYKLNIEGDHNIWVNLCALLFILPFFLFSALAGQFGEKFAKEKLIRLLKLAEVVIMAVGAVGFVFSQLWLMLLALFAMGVHSALFGPVKYSILPQALHENELVGGNGLVEMGTFLAILAGTISAGIMLSLQHYAPVVAAAIVLVAVLGYLASRAIPHAAASSPQLPLDWNILRQSWATLRLGFAQTKAVSRSMLGNSWFWFVGAIYLTQIPAYAKSWLYGDETVVTLILTVFSVGIALGSVLCERLSGRKVEIGLVPFGSFGLTLFGLLLWWHSGGFPQAAEPHSWLQVLGYGQAWWVMADVLGLGMFGGFYIVPLYALIQSRTAENQRARVIAANNILNALFMVVSAIVSILLLSLAKLSIPQLFLVVSLLNIAVNTYIFRIVPEFTMRFMIWLLSHSMYRVQHRDLQLIPDEGAALLVCNHVSFVDALLIGGAVRRPIRFVMYYKIYRLPVLNFIFRTAGAIPIAGRSESLRIYEEAFSRIRRYLADGELVCIFPEGKLTTTGEIDEFKSGVTTILAESNVPVVPMALQGLWGSFFSRDPGKGFFHRIWSKVTVVAGEPVQADAATPKALRERVQGLRGAER; this is encoded by the coding sequence ATGAGTCAATCGCAATTCAGTCTGCTGGGCAAACGCCGTTTCCTGCCGTTCTTCGTCACCCAGGCGCTGGGTGCTTTCAACGACAACGTGTTCAAGCAGTCGCTGATTCTGGCCATTCTCTACAAGCTGAACATCGAGGGTGACCACAACATCTGGGTCAACCTGTGTGCCCTGCTGTTCATCCTGCCGTTTTTCCTGTTTTCCGCGCTGGCGGGCCAGTTCGGTGAAAAATTCGCCAAGGAAAAGCTGATCCGCCTGCTCAAGCTGGCCGAGGTGGTGATCATGGCCGTGGGGGCGGTGGGCTTCGTGTTCAGCCAGCTGTGGCTGATGCTGCTGGCCTTGTTCGCCATGGGTGTGCATTCGGCGCTGTTCGGCCCGGTGAAGTATTCGATCCTGCCGCAGGCGCTGCACGAAAACGAGCTTGTGGGCGGCAATGGCCTGGTGGAGATGGGCACCTTCCTGGCCATCCTCGCGGGCACCATCAGCGCCGGCATCATGCTTTCGTTGCAACACTATGCGCCGGTGGTGGCGGCTGCCATCGTGCTGGTCGCCGTGCTCGGCTACCTGGCCAGTCGTGCCATCCCCCACGCTGCTGCCAGCTCGCCGCAGTTGCCGCTGGACTGGAACATCCTGCGCCAGTCCTGGGCCACCCTGCGCCTGGGCTTTGCGCAGACCAAGGCCGTGTCACGCTCGATGCTCGGCAACTCGTGGTTCTGGTTCGTCGGCGCCATCTACCTGACGCAGATTCCGGCCTATGCCAAGAGCTGGCTGTATGGCGACGAAACCGTGGTCACGCTGATTCTCACGGTGTTCTCGGTCGGCATCGCACTGGGCTCGGTGCTGTGCGAGCGGTTGTCGGGGCGCAAGGTGGAAATCGGCCTGGTGCCATTCGGCTCGTTCGGCCTGACCCTGTTCGGCCTGCTGCTGTGGTGGCATTCGGGCGGTTTCCCGCAGGCCGCCGAGCCGCACAGCTGGCTGCAGGTACTCGGCTACGGCCAGGCCTGGTGGGTAATGGCCGACGTGCTGGGCCTGGGGATGTTCGGCGGCTTCTATATCGTGCCGCTCTATGCGCTGATCCAGTCGCGCACGGCAGAAAATCAGCGGGCCCGGGTGATCGCTGCCAACAACATTCTCAACGCGTTGTTCATGGTGGTGTCGGCGATCGTTTCGATCCTGCTGCTGAGCCTGGCCAAGCTGTCGATACCCCAGCTGTTTCTGGTGGTCTCGCTGCTCAATATCGCGGTCAATACCTACATCTTCCGCATCGTCCCGGAATTCACCATGCGCTTCATGATCTGGCTGCTCAGCCATTCCATGTACCGCGTGCAACATCGTGACCTGCAGCTGATTCCAGACGAAGGTGCGGCGTTGCTGGTGTGCAATCACGTGTCCTTCGTCGACGCACTGCTGATCGGTGGCGCGGTGCGCCGGCCGATCCGCTTCGTGATGTACTACAAGATCTACCGGCTGCCGGTGCTCAACTTCATCTTCCGCACCGCCGGGGCGATTCCGATCGCCGGTCGCAGCGAAAGCCTGCGGATCTACGAAGAAGCCTTCAGCCGCATCCGACGCTACCTGGCCGATGGCGAGCTGGTGTGCATCTTTCCCGAAGGCAAGCTGACCACCACCGGCGAGATCGACGAGTTCAAGAGTGGTGTCACCACCATTCTCGCCGAGTCGAATGTGCCGGTGGTGCCCATGGCCCTGCAGGGGCTGTGGGGAAGCTTCTTCAGCCGCGACCCGGGCAAAGGCTTTTTCCATCGCATCTGGTCGAAGGTGACCGTGGTTGCCGGCGAACCGGTGCAGGCCGATGCGGCAACGCCCAAGGCGCTGCGCGAGCGGGTGCAGGGGTTGCGCGGGGCAGAACGGTAG
- a CDS encoding MFS transporter, translating into MTATLPPRRFWSLVFLTFTLLTFLAASSAPTPLYHLYQEAWAFSPAVLTLVFGVYALSLLGALLTVGSLSDYLGRKPVLLLALLLEIASMLLFIAAVDVAWLIFARVLQGFATGIATSSLGAALIDNDKVQGPLLNSLAPLLGMAFGALGSSLLAQFAPEPLRLVYIVALGMFVFQAILLTRLPESVSRMPGALASLKPTLHVPPQARGALLRVLPINTATWSLGGFFLSLAPSAVRAITGSTSNLIGGALVAVMTLAGAAAIYSLRNRAAEKVLRLGGALLACGLAVVLVAAQTGSLGLFFVGTLIAGGGFGSGFLGSVRSVMPQALAHERAGLMATFYVLSYLAFCVPSFIAGALAKRFGLLATTDGYALAVIVLCVLALLNLMRRRSAVAGS; encoded by the coding sequence ATGACCGCGACCTTGCCGCCACGGCGCTTCTGGAGCCTGGTGTTTTTGACCTTCACGCTGCTGACCTTCCTGGCCGCGTCGAGCGCTCCCACTCCGCTGTACCACTTGTATCAGGAAGCCTGGGCCTTTTCGCCGGCGGTGCTGACCCTGGTGTTCGGGGTCTACGCCTTGAGCCTGTTGGGTGCCTTGCTCACCGTCGGCTCGTTGTCGGACTACCTGGGCCGCAAGCCGGTGCTGCTGCTGGCGCTGTTGCTGGAAATCGCCTCGATGCTGTTGTTCATCGCGGCGGTGGATGTCGCCTGGCTGATCTTCGCCCGCGTGTTGCAGGGCTTCGCCACGGGGATCGCCACCAGTTCGCTGGGCGCAGCCCTGATCGACAACGACAAGGTCCAGGGGCCACTGCTCAACAGCCTGGCGCCGTTGCTGGGCATGGCGTTCGGCGCGCTGGGCAGCAGCCTGCTGGCGCAGTTCGCGCCCGAGCCGTTGCGTCTGGTCTACATCGTCGCCCTGGGCATGTTCGTCTTTCAGGCGATCTTGCTGACGCGCCTGCCGGAGAGCGTCAGCCGCATGCCCGGGGCGCTGGCCTCGCTCAAGCCGACGCTGCATGTGCCGCCCCAGGCGCGCGGCGCGCTGTTGCGGGTGCTGCCGATCAACACCGCGACCTGGTCGCTGGGTGGTTTCTTCCTGTCGCTGGCGCCGTCGGCGGTGCGTGCGATCACTGGCTCGACCTCCAACCTGATCGGCGGCGCGCTGGTGGCCGTGATGACCCTGGCGGGTGCCGCCGCCATCTACAGCCTGCGCAATCGCGCCGCGGAAAAGGTCCTGCGCCTGGGTGGCGCGCTGCTGGCCTGCGGCCTGGCGGTGGTGCTGGTGGCGGCGCAGACCGGCTCGCTCGGGCTGTTCTTCGTTGGCACACTGATCGCCGGAGGCGGCTTCGGTTCGGGCTTTCTGGGCTCGGTACGCAGCGTCATGCCCCAGGCTTTGGCCCACGAGCGCGCTGGCCTGATGGCGACCTTCTATGTGCTCAGCTACCTGGCCTTCTGCGTGCCGTCGTTCATCGCCGGCGCCCTGGCAAAACGCTTCGGCCTGCTGGCGACCACTGACGGCTATGCGCTGGCGGTGATCGTCCTGTGCGTGCTGGCCCTGCTCAACCTCATGCGTCGCCGCTCGGCGGTCGCAGGCTCTTGA
- a CDS encoding NahK/ErcS family hybrid sensor histidine kinase/response regulator, with product MSLSSGLIATVALAYMAVMFAIAFYGDRRRTPLPPRLRAWVYSLSLAVWCTSWTFFGAVGQAAEQLWAFLPIYLGPVLLMVLAPWVQQKMVLISKRENITSIADFIAARYGKSQSLAVVVALICLVGVLPYIALQLKGIVLGVNLLIGASADATGTRVQDTALVVSLILALFTIIFGTRNLDVTEHHRGMVLAIAFEALVKLLAFIAVGVFVTFGLYDGFGDLLSQAQLAPRLEHYWSETVNWPSMLVQTGVAMMAVICLPRQFHVTVVENIDPQDLRLARWVFPGYLLLAALFVVPIALAGQLRLPDSVLPDSFVISLPLAETHPALALLAFIGGASAATGMVIVASVALSTMVSNDMLLPWLLRRQSAERPFELFRHWMLTVRRVSIVVILLLAYVSYRLLGSTASLATIGQIAFAAVTQLAPAMLGALYWKQANRRGVFAGLAAGTFLWFYALVLPIAAHSLGWPLSTFPGLAWLHGNPLNLPITPLTQGVVLSLAGNFALFVWVSLLSRTRVSEHWQAGRFISQETRDRPNHRPLLAVRVDDLLKLAARFVGEQRAQLSFERYAARQGKALNRNHNADSEWIAHTERLLAGVLGSSSTRAVVKAAIEGREMQLEDVVRIADEASEVLQFNRALLQGAIENITQGISVADRALRLVAWNRRYLELFEYPEGLISVGRPIADIIRYNAERGLCGPGEAEVHVARRLHWMRQGRAHTSERLFPNGRVIELIGNPMPGGGFVMSFTDITAYREAESALKDANESLEQRVLARTRELSELNLALTAAKGTAELANQSKTRFLTAVSHDLMQPLNAARLFSAALSHQDEVLSSAAQQLVRHLDSSLRSAEDLISDLLDISRLENGKIIPDVRSFALTELYAPLAAEFTALAEEQGMALHVRSSQLSISSDPKLLRRILQNFLTNALRYGKGPILLGVRRSAGNLRLEVWDRGPGIAEDKLQVIFEEFKRLDSHQTRAEKGLGLGLAITDGLCRVLGHRLQVRSWPGQGSVFSIEVPQASATLPAPAIASPDAQPLSGARVLCVDNEDSILTGMSSLLSRWGCEVWTASNRAQCRALLEQGVRPQLALVDFHLDEGDTGTALMAWLRTGLAEPLPGVVISADGRAETLALVHAAGLDYLPKPLKPAALRALLNRHLTHR from the coding sequence ATGTCGTTGTCCAGCGGGCTGATCGCCACCGTTGCCCTCGCCTACATGGCGGTGATGTTCGCCATTGCCTTCTATGGCGACCGCCGCCGCACGCCCCTGCCGCCACGCCTGCGGGCCTGGGTCTACAGCCTGTCGCTGGCGGTCTGGTGCACCAGCTGGACCTTCTTCGGCGCGGTCGGCCAGGCCGCCGAGCAGCTCTGGGCGTTCCTGCCCATCTACCTGGGGCCGGTGCTGTTGATGGTGCTGGCGCCCTGGGTGCAGCAGAAGATGGTGCTGATCAGCAAGCGCGAGAACATCACCTCCATTGCCGACTTCATCGCCGCCCGCTACGGCAAGTCGCAGAGCCTGGCGGTGGTAGTGGCACTGATCTGCCTGGTCGGCGTGCTGCCCTATATCGCCCTGCAGCTCAAGGGCATCGTGCTGGGCGTCAACCTGCTGATCGGCGCCAGCGCCGACGCCACCGGCACCCGGGTGCAGGACACCGCGCTGGTGGTGTCGCTGATCCTGGCCCTGTTCACCATCATCTTCGGCACGCGCAACCTGGATGTCACCGAGCACCACCGGGGCATGGTCCTGGCCATTGCCTTCGAGGCGCTGGTCAAGCTGCTGGCGTTCATCGCGGTCGGTGTGTTCGTCACCTTCGGCCTGTACGACGGCTTCGGCGACCTGCTCAGCCAGGCGCAATTGGCGCCGCGCCTGGAGCACTACTGGAGCGAAACGGTGAACTGGCCGTCGATGCTGGTGCAGACCGGCGTGGCGATGATGGCGGTGATCTGCCTGCCGCGGCAGTTCCACGTCACGGTGGTGGAAAACATCGACCCCCAGGACCTGCGCCTGGCACGCTGGGTGTTCCCCGGCTACCTGTTGCTGGCGGCGCTGTTCGTGGTGCCGATCGCCTTGGCCGGGCAGCTGCGCCTGCCCGACTCGGTGCTGCCCGACTCGTTCGTCATCAGCCTGCCGCTGGCTGAAACCCACCCGGCGCTGGCCTTGCTGGCCTTCATCGGCGGCGCCTCGGCGGCGACCGGCATGGTCATCGTGGCCAGCGTGGCGCTGTCGACCATGGTCTCCAACGACATGCTGCTGCCCTGGCTGCTGCGTCGACAAAGCGCCGAGCGGCCGTTCGAGCTGTTCCGCCACTGGATGCTGACCGTGCGCCGGGTCAGCATCGTGGTCATCCTGCTGCTGGCCTACGTCAGCTACCGCCTGCTCGGCTCCACCGCAAGCCTGGCGACCATTGGCCAGATCGCCTTTGCCGCAGTGACCCAACTGGCGCCGGCTATGCTCGGCGCCCTGTACTGGAAACAGGCCAACCGTCGCGGTGTGTTCGCCGGCCTCGCCGCCGGCACCTTCCTCTGGTTCTACGCCCTGGTGCTGCCCATCGCCGCTCACAGCCTGGGCTGGCCACTGAGCACCTTCCCGGGTCTGGCCTGGCTGCACGGAAATCCGTTGAACCTGCCGATCACCCCGCTGACCCAAGGCGTGGTGCTGTCACTGGCGGGCAATTTCGCCTTGTTCGTGTGGGTTTCGCTGCTGTCGCGCACGCGCGTCTCCGAGCACTGGCAGGCCGGGCGTTTCATCAGCCAGGAAACCCGTGACCGGCCCAATCACCGGCCGCTGCTGGCGGTGCGGGTCGACGACCTGCTCAAACTGGCCGCGCGCTTTGTCGGCGAGCAACGCGCACAGCTTAGCTTCGAGCGCTATGCCGCGCGCCAGGGCAAGGCGCTGAACCGCAATCACAACGCCGACAGCGAATGGATCGCCCATACCGAACGGCTGCTCGCCGGGGTGCTTGGCAGTTCGTCGACCCGCGCGGTGGTCAAGGCCGCCATCGAAGGGCGCGAGATGCAACTCGAGGACGTGGTGCGCATCGCCGACGAAGCCTCGGAGGTGCTGCAGTTCAACCGCGCGTTGCTGCAAGGGGCGATCGAAAACATTACCCAGGGCATCAGCGTGGCCGACCGCGCGCTGCGCCTGGTGGCGTGGAACCGCCGCTATCTTGAGCTGTTCGAGTACCCCGAGGGGCTGATCAGTGTCGGCCGGCCGATTGCCGACATCATTCGCTACAACGCCGAACGCGGGCTGTGCGGCCCCGGTGAGGCCGAAGTGCATGTGGCGCGGCGCCTGCACTGGATGCGCCAGGGCCGCGCGCATACCTCCGAACGGCTGTTCCCCAACGGCCGGGTCATCGAGCTGATTGGCAACCCCATGCCCGGCGGCGGCTTCGTCATGAGCTTCACCGACATCACCGCCTACCGCGAGGCCGAATCCGCGCTCAAGGACGCCAACGAAAGCCTCGAACAACGGGTGCTGGCGCGCACTCGCGAACTGTCCGAATTGAACCTGGCGCTGACTGCCGCCAAAGGCACCGCCGAGCTGGCCAACCAGTCGAAGACGCGCTTTCTCACTGCAGTCAGCCACGACCTCATGCAGCCGCTCAACGCCGCCCGGCTGTTTTCCGCAGCCCTTTCGCATCAGGATGAAGTGCTCTCCAGCGCGGCCCAGCAACTGGTGCGCCACCTGGACAGCTCGCTGCGCTCGGCCGAAGACCTGATCAGCGACCTGCTGGACATTTCCCGCCTGGAAAACGGCAAGATCATCCCCGACGTGCGCAGCTTTGCCTTGACCGAGCTGTATGCGCCGCTGGCCGCCGAATTCACGGCACTGGCCGAAGAACAGGGCATGGCCTTGCACGTGCGCAGCAGCCAGCTGTCGATCAGCAGCGATCCCAAACTGCTGCGGCGCATCCTGCAGAATTTCCTGACCAACGCCCTGCGCTACGGCAAGGGGCCGATCCTGCTGGGGGTGCGGCGCAGCGCCGGCAACCTGCGGCTCGAGGTGTGGGACCGTGGCCCGGGCATCGCCGAGGACAAGCTGCAGGTGATCTTCGAGGAGTTCAAGCGCCTTGATAGCCATCAGACCCGCGCCGAAAAGGGCCTGGGCCTGGGTTTGGCGATCACCGACGGTTTGTGCCGGGTGCTCGGCCACCGCCTGCAGGTGCGTTCCTGGCCGGGCCAGGGCAGCGTGTTCAGCATCGAGGTGCCGCAGGCCAGTGCCACCCTGCCCGCCCCTGCCATCGCCAGCCCCGACGCCCAGCCGCTGAGCGGCGCGCGGGTGCTGTGCGTGGACAACGAAGACAGCATCCTCACGGGCATGAGCAGCCTGCTCAGCCGCTGGGGCTGCGAGGTCTGGACCGCCAGCAACCGCGCGCAGTGTCGTGCGTTGCTCGAACAGGGCGTTCGCCCGCAGCTGGCGCTGGTGGATTTCCACCTGGATGAAGGCGATACCGGCACCGCGTTGATGGCCTGGCTGCGCACCGGCCTGGCCGAACCGCTACCGGGGGTGGTGATCAGCGCCGACGGCCGCGCCGAAACCCTGGCCCTGGTGCATGCCGCAGGCCTGGACTATCTGCCCAAGCCGCTCAAGCCCGCCGCACTGCGCGCCTTGCTCAATCGCCACCTGACTCACCGCTGA
- the rmuC gene encoding DNA recombination protein RmuC: protein MQDERLANAQMAQDGLNAQLDACRDEISDLGQANARKQAELAAQARELDLLQIERDNSRDATHAWGLERAAREAELRKLDAQCAALGAELREQQSSHQQRLEDLQGSRDELRAQFAELAGKIFDEREQRFAETSQQRLGQLLDPLKERIQSFEKRVEESYQQEARERFSLGKELERLQLLNQRLSDEATNLTRALKGQKTQGNWGELILERVLEHAGLEKGREYQTQVSLKGPDGERFQPDVLIMLPGDKQVVVDSKVSLTAYQQYVTCDDPAVAQAALKQHVLSLRNHVKGLSGKDYNRLEGLHSLDFVLLFVPIEAAFAAALQAEPTLFQEAFDRQIVIVSPTTLLATLRVIDSLWKQERQSQNAREIAERAGWLYDKFVLFIQDLDEVGNRLQQLDKAYSSARNKLVEGRGNLVSRSEQLKLLGARASKSLPADLLERALSDEEVPLSGESGGD from the coding sequence CTGCAGGACGAACGCCTGGCCAACGCGCAGATGGCCCAGGACGGGCTCAACGCGCAGCTGGACGCCTGCCGCGACGAAATCAGCGACCTGGGTCAGGCCAACGCCCGCAAGCAGGCCGAGTTGGCCGCCCAGGCGCGCGAGCTGGACCTGCTGCAGATCGAACGCGACAACAGCCGCGACGCGACTCACGCCTGGGGCCTGGAGCGCGCTGCCCGCGAAGCCGAGCTGCGCAAGCTCGACGCCCAGTGCGCGGCGCTCGGCGCCGAGCTGCGCGAACAGCAGAGCAGCCATCAGCAGCGCCTGGAGGATCTGCAAGGTTCGCGGGACGAATTGCGCGCGCAGTTCGCCGAGCTGGCCGGCAAGATCTTCGACGAGCGCGAGCAGCGCTTCGCCGAGACCAGCCAGCAGCGCCTTGGGCAACTGCTCGACCCGCTCAAGGAGCGCATCCAGTCGTTCGAGAAACGTGTGGAGGAAAGCTACCAGCAAGAGGCCCGCGAACGTTTCTCGCTGGGCAAGGAACTCGAGCGGCTGCAACTGCTCAACCAGCGCCTGAGCGACGAGGCCACCAACCTGACGCGCGCCCTCAAGGGCCAGAAGACCCAGGGCAACTGGGGCGAGTTGATTCTGGAGCGGGTTCTCGAACACGCCGGCCTGGAAAAGGGCCGCGAGTACCAGACCCAGGTCAGCCTGAAGGGCCCCGATGGCGAGCGTTTTCAGCCCGACGTGCTGATCATGCTGCCGGGCGACAAGCAGGTGGTGGTCGACTCCAAGGTCAGCCTCACTGCCTACCAGCAGTATGTGACCTGCGATGACCCCGCCGTGGCCCAGGCGGCACTCAAGCAGCATGTGCTGTCCCTGCGCAACCACGTCAAAGGTTTGTCCGGCAAGGATTACAATCGCCTGGAAGGCTTGCACAGCCTGGATTTCGTGCTGCTTTTCGTGCCCATCGAGGCGGCGTTTGCCGCAGCCCTGCAGGCCGAGCCGACGCTGTTCCAAGAGGCGTTCGACCGGCAGATCGTGATCGTCAGCCCGACCACGCTGCTGGCCACCTTGCGGGTCATCGACAGCCTGTGGAAGCAGGAGCGGCAGAGCCAGAACGCCCGCGAGATCGCCGAACGGGCCGGCTGGCTGTACGATAAGTTCGTGCTGTTCATCCAGGACCTCGACGAGGTCGGCAACCGTCTTCAGCAGCTGGACAAGGCCTACAGCTCGGCGCGCAACAAGCTGGTGGAGGGCCGCGGCAACCTGGTCAGCCGCAGCGAGCAGCTCAAGTTGCTCGGCGCGCGGGCCAGCAAGAGCCTGCCGGCTGACCTGCTCGAGCGGGCCCTCAGCGACGAGGAGGTGCCGCTCAGCGGTGAGTCAGGTGGCGATTGA
- a CDS encoding OmpP1/FadL family transporter, which yields MKKIMLKSTISLAVAMASSQIFAGGFAINEQSISGMGTGFAGRSSSADDASTVYGNPAGMSRLKSEQVSIGAAVLDAKTNIRGSGTFGGSTDGDMVPFIAVPMGYYVKPLSDQWAVGVGFYAPFGLVTDYESGFTGRYFANKSKVSVVTFQPTVSYAFNDKVSIGIGPTFNRIDGELTADTLNAATPGRNDGSVKIKGDDTAVGFNAGLLVQATDSTRLGLTYHSKVSYNLDGHTKIQGTGFSVFSGSKYDASLSIDTPESVDFSVTHQLNADWTLYAGSTWTRWSRLQQITVNNSGVPVQLGGSAGPIGTISEPQNWHDTWSHAIGAAYQLNKQWVLRTGFSVDQSPTNNTDRSPRIPTGDRKAISFGAGFTPVDNITIDLAVSYLKEEDTSVNLASATKGALNADYKNSAWGFGSAVTYRF from the coding sequence ATGAAAAAAATAATGCTCAAATCAACCATCAGCCTCGCCGTCGCCATGGCATCCAGTCAAATTTTTGCCGGTGGCTTTGCCATCAATGAGCAAAGCATCAGTGGCATGGGCACAGGGTTTGCGGGTCGCTCTTCCTCTGCTGACGACGCCAGCACTGTCTATGGCAACCCTGCCGGCATGTCCCGCCTGAAATCCGAACAAGTCAGCATCGGCGCTGCCGTGCTCGATGCCAAGACCAATATCCGTGGCTCCGGCACCTTTGGTGGCAGCACCGATGGCGACATGGTGCCGTTTATCGCCGTGCCTATGGGCTACTACGTCAAGCCGCTGTCCGACCAGTGGGCCGTCGGCGTGGGCTTCTACGCCCCCTTCGGCCTGGTCACCGACTACGAGAGCGGTTTTACCGGCCGCTACTTCGCCAACAAGAGCAAGGTGTCGGTGGTGACCTTCCAGCCCACCGTCAGCTACGCCTTCAACGACAAGGTTTCCATCGGTATCGGGCCGACCTTCAACCGCATCGACGGTGAACTGACCGCCGACACCCTGAACGCGGCCACCCCGGGCCGCAACGATGGTTCGGTGAAGATCAAGGGCGACGACACCGCCGTCGGCTTCAACGCCGGCCTGTTGGTACAGGCGACAGACAGCACTCGTCTGGGCCTGACCTACCACTCCAAGGTCAGCTACAACCTGGATGGCCACACCAAGATCCAGGGCACTGGTTTCAGTGTGTTCAGCGGCAGCAAGTACGACGCCAGCCTGAGCATCGACACCCCGGAATCGGTGGACTTCTCGGTCACTCACCAGCTCAACGCCGACTGGACCCTGTACGCCGGCAGCACCTGGACGCGCTGGAGCCGCCTGCAGCAGATCACCGTCAACAACAGCGGCGTGCCGGTGCAACTGGGTGGCAGCGCAGGGCCTATCGGCACCATCAGCGAACCGCAGAACTGGCACGACACCTGGTCGCATGCCATCGGCGCCGCCTACCAGTTGAACAAGCAGTGGGTGCTGCGCACCGGCTTCTCGGTCGACCAGTCGCCGACCAACAACACCGACCGCTCGCCACGCATCCCCACCGGCGATCGCAAGGCCATCAGCTTCGGTGCCGGCTTTACCCCGGTGGACAACATCACCATCGACCTGGCGGTTTCCTACCTGAAGGAAGAAGACACCAGCGTCAATCTGGCCAGCGCCACCAAAGGCGCGCTCAACGCTGATTACAAGAACAGCGCCTGGGGCTTCGGCAGTGCTGTGACCTACCGCTTCTGA